One Cellulomonas sp. NS3 genomic region harbors:
- a CDS encoding AMP-dependent synthetase/ligase: MPETHSPALVEPDAAWSIPRLLAERVARDPHGTLVERSTGLGGAWRPVSAAAFADEVAGVARGLVARGIQPGDSVAIMSRTRYEWTVADFAVWAAGGVSVPVYETSSAEQVRWILSDARVRLVLVETAAHAAVVAQVRDELPELGDVLVIDEGALDRLAETGTDVPAAEVERRSSATVADDLATIIYTSGTTGRPKGVELTHGNFAAITLNGVAGLTDVVASPGSRTLLFMPLAHVFARFIQVLCIPSGAVLGHTPDTRNLLADLGTFQPTFILAVPRVFEKVYNSSEQKAGTGTKLRIFRWSAKVAITYSRALEQPGGPGAALRAQKAVAEALVHRKLRAALGGRARYAVSGGAPLGERLGHFYRGIGLIVLEGYGLTETTSATAVNRPELTKIGTVGPAYPGASLRVEDDGEILVRGPHVFRGYHGNPEATAEALQDGWFRTGDLGTLDEDGCLRITGRKKEIIVTAGGKNVAPAVLEDRLRGHPLVSQVVVVGDARPFIGALVTLDAELLPGWLTSHGLPVMDVAAAAVHPEVLAALDRAAERANESVSRAESIRKLRVLPLDFTEANGYLTPSMKVKRAVVLRDFAGEIDALYVDTRDTGGQ; this comes from the coding sequence ATGCCCGAGACCCACTCCCCCGCCCTCGTCGAGCCCGACGCGGCGTGGAGCATCCCGCGACTGCTCGCTGAGCGCGTCGCCCGCGACCCGCACGGCACCCTCGTCGAGCGCTCGACCGGGCTCGGCGGCGCCTGGCGACCCGTGAGCGCCGCCGCGTTCGCCGACGAGGTCGCCGGCGTCGCGCGCGGTCTCGTGGCCCGCGGCATCCAGCCGGGCGACAGCGTCGCCATCATGTCGCGCACCCGCTACGAGTGGACCGTCGCCGACTTCGCGGTCTGGGCCGCAGGGGGCGTGAGCGTCCCCGTGTACGAGACGTCCTCGGCCGAGCAGGTCCGGTGGATCCTCTCGGACGCGCGGGTCCGGCTCGTGCTCGTCGAGACCGCGGCGCACGCCGCCGTCGTCGCGCAGGTCCGCGACGAGCTGCCCGAGCTCGGCGACGTCCTCGTGATCGACGAGGGCGCGCTCGACCGGCTCGCCGAGACGGGGACCGACGTCCCCGCGGCCGAGGTCGAGCGCCGGAGCAGCGCGACCGTCGCCGACGACCTGGCCACGATCATCTACACGTCCGGGACGACCGGGCGCCCCAAGGGCGTCGAGCTGACCCACGGCAACTTCGCGGCGATCACGCTCAACGGCGTCGCCGGCCTGACCGACGTCGTCGCCTCCCCGGGCTCGCGCACGCTGCTGTTCATGCCGCTCGCGCACGTGTTCGCGCGCTTCATCCAGGTCCTGTGCATCCCGTCCGGCGCCGTCCTGGGCCACACGCCGGACACCCGCAACCTGCTCGCCGACCTCGGGACGTTCCAGCCGACGTTCATCCTCGCGGTCCCGCGCGTCTTCGAGAAGGTCTACAACTCCTCCGAGCAGAAGGCCGGCACGGGCACGAAGCTGCGCATCTTCCGCTGGTCCGCCAAGGTCGCGATCACGTACTCGCGCGCGCTCGAGCAGCCCGGCGGACCGGGCGCGGCGCTCCGGGCGCAGAAGGCCGTCGCCGAGGCGCTCGTCCACCGCAAGCTCCGCGCGGCTCTCGGCGGACGCGCGCGCTACGCCGTGTCGGGCGGTGCCCCGCTCGGCGAGCGGCTCGGGCACTTCTACCGCGGCATCGGCCTGATCGTGCTCGAGGGCTACGGCCTGACCGAGACGACCTCCGCCACCGCGGTGAACCGCCCCGAGCTCACCAAGATCGGGACGGTCGGCCCGGCGTACCCCGGTGCGTCGCTGCGGGTCGAGGACGACGGCGAGATCCTCGTGCGCGGCCCGCACGTCTTCCGCGGCTACCACGGCAACCCCGAGGCGACCGCGGAGGCGCTGCAGGACGGCTGGTTCCGCACGGGCGACCTCGGGACCCTCGACGAGGACGGCTGCCTGCGGATCACGGGCCGCAAGAAGGAGATCATCGTGACCGCGGGCGGCAAGAACGTCGCGCCGGCCGTGCTCGAGGACCGGCTGCGTGGCCACCCGCTCGTGAGCCAGGTCGTCGTGGTCGGCGACGCCCGCCCGTTCATCGGGGCGCTCGTCACGCTCGACGCCGAGCTGCTGCCCGGCTGGCTCACGTCGCACGGGCTCCCCGTGATGGACGTCGCCGCGGCCGCGGTCCACCCCGAGGTGCTCGCCGCGCTCGACCGCGCCGCCGAGCGGGCGAACGAGTCGGTGTCCCGCGCCGAGTCGATCCGCAAGCTCCGCGTGCTGCCGCTCGACTTCACCGAGGCGAACGGGTACCTGACCCCGTCGATGAAGGTCAAGCGCGCCGTCGTGCTGCGTGACTTCGCCGGCGAGATCGACGCCCTGTACGTCGACACCCGTGACACCGGCGGGCAGTGA
- a CDS encoding amino acid ABC transporter permease — translation MSRPDAAVPPRLPAARRRTSPRRRQRIIRGVQYGVLLVALVVIVVATDWARVGTQLFNPAVAADMASSLPGALKNTVVYTIAAFAIGLSLGTVLALMRLSSVGPYRWIATLYIEFFRGIPALLVVIAFGYAVPIALGVRIESVVAKAGLALGMVSAAYIAETLRAGIQAVPTGQVEAARSLGMSPTRTLVQVVIPQAFRIVLPPMTNELILLTKDTSLISVVGLLPTQFDLTKVGRDMLNSATGGLTALFVVGACYLVITIPLGLVARWLERRTGGGSRP, via the coding sequence ATCTCCCGTCCGGACGCCGCCGTCCCGCCGCGGCTCCCGGCGGCGCGGCGGCGCACGAGCCCGCGCCGCCGCCAGCGGATCATCCGCGGCGTGCAGTACGGGGTGCTGCTCGTCGCGCTCGTCGTCATCGTCGTCGCGACCGACTGGGCGCGGGTCGGCACGCAGCTCTTCAACCCGGCGGTCGCCGCCGACATGGCCTCGTCCCTCCCGGGCGCCCTGAAGAACACGGTCGTCTACACGATCGCCGCGTTCGCGATCGGGTTGAGCCTCGGCACGGTGCTCGCGCTCATGCGGCTGTCGTCCGTCGGCCCGTACCGCTGGATCGCGACGCTCTACATCGAGTTCTTCCGCGGCATCCCCGCGCTGCTCGTCGTCATCGCGTTCGGGTACGCCGTCCCGATCGCCCTCGGCGTGCGGATCGAGTCGGTCGTCGCCAAGGCCGGGCTCGCGCTCGGCATGGTGTCGGCCGCCTACATCGCCGAGACGCTGCGCGCGGGCATCCAGGCGGTGCCGACGGGCCAGGTCGAGGCGGCGCGCTCGCTCGGCATGTCGCCCACGCGCACGCTCGTGCAGGTCGTGATCCCGCAGGCGTTCCGGATCGTGCTGCCCCCGATGACGAACGAGCTGATCCTCCTGACCAAGGACACCTCGCTCATCTCCGTCGTCGGCCTGCTGCCGACGCAGTTCGACCTCACCAAGGTCGGGCGCGACATGCTCAACAGCGCCACCGGCGGCCTCACCGCGCTGTTCGTCGTCGGCGCGTGCTACCTCGTCATCACCATCCCGCTCGGCCTCGTCGCACGCTGGCTCGAGCGCCGCACCGGAGGGGGCTCACGCCCATGA
- a CDS encoding chorismate mutase: protein MAAPGAGLPAELVRLRGSIDNIDAALVYLLAERFKATQQVGVLKASRGLPPSDPAREARQVARLRTLAHEAELDPVFAEKFLAFIVDEVIRHHEAIASDARTAG from the coding sequence CTGGCCGCTCCAGGCGCGGGTCTGCCCGCGGAGCTCGTCCGGCTGCGCGGGAGCATCGACAACATCGACGCCGCCCTCGTGTACCTGCTCGCCGAGCGGTTCAAGGCCACCCAGCAGGTGGGCGTGCTCAAGGCGTCGCGCGGCCTGCCGCCGTCCGACCCCGCCCGCGAGGCCCGCCAGGTCGCCCGGCTGCGCACGCTCGCGCACGAGGCCGAGCTCGACCCGGTCTTCGCGGAGAAGTTCCTCGCGTTCATCGTCGACGAGGTGATCCGCCACCACGAGGCGATCGCGTCGGACGCGCGTACCGCCGGCTGA
- a CDS encoding transporter substrate-binding domain-containing protein, whose protein sequence is MTRTTRLVPLGLAVTLLLSACSGGDGTPAATSDSGVPLVAEGKLTVCTNPPYEPFEFTDDSGEIVGLDIDIVNEIASDLGVEPEIKVAQFEGIQSGADLETGNCDLVASAITITEERAARIDFSEPYFDADQGLLLPAAAGVEPMDEEEALASLEGSTIGVQQETTGAAWATENGLTTIEFEDLGLQVQALENGQVNAIINDVAVLGPFVEDGYTFGATFTTGEQYGFGVKKGNTALLDAVNGTLERIQGDGTYDAIYTERIGDIPTAD, encoded by the coding sequence ATGACCCGCACCACCCGCCTCGTCCCCCTGGGGCTCGCCGTGACGCTGCTGCTCTCCGCGTGCAGCGGCGGCGACGGCACGCCCGCCGCCACGTCCGACAGCGGCGTCCCGCTCGTCGCCGAGGGGAAGCTCACCGTCTGCACCAACCCGCCGTACGAGCCGTTCGAGTTCACCGACGACTCCGGCGAGATCGTCGGGCTCGACATCGACATCGTGAACGAGATCGCGAGCGACCTCGGCGTCGAGCCCGAGATCAAGGTCGCGCAGTTCGAGGGCATCCAGTCGGGCGCCGACCTCGAGACCGGCAACTGCGACCTCGTCGCCTCGGCCATCACCATCACCGAGGAGCGCGCCGCACGCATCGACTTCTCGGAGCCGTACTTCGACGCCGACCAGGGCCTGCTGCTCCCCGCGGCCGCCGGGGTCGAGCCGATGGACGAGGAGGAGGCGCTCGCGTCCCTCGAGGGCTCGACGATCGGCGTGCAGCAGGAGACGACCGGCGCCGCCTGGGCCACCGAGAACGGGCTGACGACCATCGAGTTCGAGGACCTCGGGCTCCAGGTGCAGGCGCTCGAGAACGGTCAGGTGAACGCGATCATCAACGACGTCGCGGTGCTCGGGCCGTTCGTCGAGGACGGCTACACGTTCGGCGCGACGTTCACGACGGGCGAGCAGTACGGCTTCGGGGTCAAGAAGGGCAACACCGCGCTGCTCGACGCGGTCAACGGCACGCTCGAGCGGATCCAGGGCGACGGCACCTACGACGCGATCTACACCGAGCGCATCGGCGACATCCCGACGGCCGACTGA
- a CDS encoding amino acid ABC transporter ATP-binding protein has protein sequence MTVSPEASTGAATTRTGGDDVVVRIDALHKSFGDKQVLRGIDLEVRSGEVVCVIGPSGSGKSTLLRCVNLLEEPSGGSIEVLGTEVTDPDVDIDHVRTHVGMVFQQFNLFTHRTVLDNCTMAQRTVLRRSRAEAERVARENLARVGLAGTEALMPAQLSGGMQQRVAIARALSMDPQLMLFDEPTSALDPELVGDVLGVMRDLAEGGMTMIVVTHEMAFAREVGDRVVFMDGGVVVEDGPADEVVGAPREERTREFLQRVLDPTHRHDDQAAGGPGTSR, from the coding sequence ATGACCGTGTCCCCCGAGGCCAGCACCGGCGCCGCCACGACCCGCACCGGCGGCGACGACGTCGTCGTCCGCATCGACGCCCTGCACAAGTCGTTCGGCGACAAGCAGGTGCTCCGTGGGATCGACCTCGAGGTCCGCTCGGGCGAGGTCGTCTGCGTGATCGGGCCCTCGGGCTCCGGCAAGTCGACGCTCCTGCGCTGCGTCAACCTCCTCGAGGAGCCCTCGGGCGGGAGCATCGAGGTGCTCGGCACCGAGGTCACCGACCCGGACGTCGACATCGACCACGTCCGCACGCACGTCGGCATGGTCTTCCAGCAGTTCAACCTCTTCACGCACCGCACGGTGCTCGACAACTGCACGATGGCCCAGCGCACCGTGCTGCGCCGTTCCCGTGCCGAGGCCGAGCGGGTCGCGCGGGAGAACCTCGCGCGGGTCGGGCTCGCCGGCACCGAGGCGCTGATGCCCGCGCAGCTCTCGGGCGGGATGCAGCAGCGCGTGGCGATCGCGCGGGCCCTGTCGATGGACCCGCAGCTCATGCTGTTCGACGAGCCGACGTCGGCCCTCGACCCCGAGCTCGTGGGCGACGTCCTGGGCGTCATGCGGGACCTCGCCGAGGGCGGCATGACGATGATCGTCGTGACGCACGAGATGGCGTTCGCGCGTGAGGTCGGTGACCGGGTCGTCTTCATGGACGGCGGCGTCGTGGTCGAGGACGGCCCCGCGGACGAGGTCGTCGGCGCACCGCGCGAGGAGCGCACGCGCGAGTTCCTCCAGCGCGTGCTCGACCCGACGCACCGGCACGACGACCAGGCGGCCGGTGGTCCCGGGACGTCCCGCTGA